AGAAGCCGGGCTTATGCTTCGGCTTCTTTCAAACTTTTACCGGACAACAGTGATACTGATTATCGAAAATTAACAATGCAGCAGCAAAAAGCGACTCCATATTTCAATCTTGATAAGCGGAAGATTTGTTAATTTCATCATTTTGGCTAAGCATAACATAATAAATGTGCATTTCTAATGTTAACAAATGTTAAATTTTAATCAGTTACGCAACTGATTTTGTGCGCATATTCAACGTTTATCTATAATAATAGTTGTTTTAGGGGTAACTTTTTTCTAATTTTGCAGTAGAAATGCCAAAGGAATATTCCCATTATTAAAATCTGATTAATATTCCTACTGCATATCATTCTGAAGTCGTATTTAAGTAGCTGTCATGATTAGAGCATTAATTTGCTCCTTTTCCCGACAGAGGTAACGCTCTATAATGAGCAAATTACATTACTATAAAGCACTTCAGAAATATGAAAAGATTTATCCTCTTTATCTCAATCCTAATCACAGTTATTCCGTTAAAAGCACAGGTAAACGCTTATTCGTTTTCCGCTTCATCCGGTACATATACGACCATAACAGGCGGCACGCTATTGATTAGCGGCAGCAGTGCCATGAACAGTTGGGTATCTTCGGCCATTACAATTCCATCATTCCCTTTTGGAGGTACTAATTATACAACAGTATATGTAACGTCAAACGGGATATTAAGCCTTGGCGGGAGCGCTCCAAGCACAACCGCCACAGATGGCATCAGTACAATCGTAGGTTCAGGTGTATGCATATGCCCTTTCAGTGAAGACCTTGACCGTGCAAACAGCAACGCAAACTCAGAGATGCGTTGGCAAATAGTTGCTGATGAAATAGTATTTCAGTGGAAGCAGATGAAAAGAGCCGGGCAGTCTGAAAGTTTCGATTTCCAGGTTCGCTTAAATACGGTAAATGGTGCTGTGAAGTTCGTGTACAACTTAAATACCAATCCTACAAATGAGCAGAATAAAACTGCGGAAGTCGGGATACGCACTTCCGATACAGATTATAAAAATATTATGATAGGAACAGGCAGCGAAACATGGGCTTCACCCCTTGCCGGAACTGCCCATGATTCCAAATGCCGTTTTACAAGTAAGAGCCCGGCAAAATATTTTGCCGATGGTCTTACATATACATTTACACCTTCCGGCCAGTGTTCAGGTACACCTGCCGGAGGAACAGCAGTGGCCTCTGTTACTTCCGGTTCCTGCTCAGCAAGCTCGGTAATCACCCTGAGCGGATATACAACAGGTATTGGGATTACCTACCAATGGCAATCATCACCCGATGGTTCAGCCTGGTCCAATCTTACCGGAGCAACAGGAACAACGTACAATACTTCCACTATTTCAAGCACCACGAGCTACAGGTGCATAACTACTTGCTACAACGGCAACTTATCCGGCAACTCAACTACTGCTACGGTATCCATTACCTTCCTTACACCCACAGTTTCTATCGCAGCCGTTCCTTCGGGTGCAATCTGTGCCGGAACCCCGGTCACTTTTACTGCAACACCTACCAATGGCGGAACACCGACGTATCAGTGGAAATTAAATGGAATTAATGCCGGAAATAATACTTCTACTTATGTGAATGCTTCGCTGGCCAATGGAAATACAGTCACCTGCGTGATGACCTCAAATGCCGGATGTACCAGCCCGGCGACAGCTACTTCCAACCAGGTGACCATGATTGTGAATCCGGTGGTGACACCTGCAGTTGCTATTGCTCCATCACCATCAGGAGCAATCTGTGCCGGAACTTCGGTAACGTTTTCTGCAACACCTACCAATGGCGGAACACCCACTTACCAGTGGAAATTAAATGGAATTAATGCCGGAAATAATGCTTCTACTTATGTGAATGCTTCGTTGGCCAATGGAAATACCGTCACCTGCGTGATGACCTCAAATGCCGGATGTGCCAGCACGACCACTGCAACAACAAGCAACGTAACGATGGCGGTGAATCCGATATTGACACCAGCTGTTTCAATCGCAGCAAGTGCAACAACAATTTGTGCCGGAACCTCGGTCACTTTTACTGCAACACCTACCAATGGCGGAACACCAACTTACCAATGGAAATTAAATGGCAGTAATGCCGGAAATAACACAACGACTTTTGTCAGTACTTCATTTGCAAATAATGATGTAATCACCTGCGTGATGACACCCAATGCTGTATGTACCGGTCTGGCAACAGCCACTTCAGGCTCGGTAACCATGACTGTGAATCCGATATTGACACCTGCAGTTTCTATCGCAGCAAGTGCAACAACAATTTGTGACGGAACCCCGGTCACTTTTACTGCAACACCTACCAATGGCGGAACAACACCTGCGTATCAGTGGAAACTCAACGGTACAAATATTTCAGGTGCTACATCGGTAAATTATACAAGCAGCAGTTTGGCAAATGGCAATATCATTAGTTGTATTCTGACATCAAATGCAAGCTGTCTGGCAACAGCTACCGCAACGTCAAACGGCATCACCATGGTTGTGAATCCAATCCTGATACCTGCTGTTTCTATTGCGCCATCACCATCAGGGACGATTTGCGCCGGAACCTCGGTAACTTTTACGGCAACACCTACCAATGGCGGAACGCCGTCTTATCAGTGGATACTTAACGGAAGTAATGTCGGAAACAATACTACTACTTATGTGAATGCTTCGTTGGCCAACGGAAATACCGTCACCTGCGTGATGACTTCCAATGCCGGCTGTACCAGCACTGCGACAGCGACTTCCGGCACGGTGACCATTAGCGCACGGGGTACTGCAGCAAGCTTAAGCGTCAATAATCCCGTTAACTGCGGGGGGAGCGGCACTGTTACCGTGAATGACGGTTCTACCGAATGGGTAGATGCAGATTTCAGTTCACTGCCCGACATCGCCACACTCAATGGAAATGCGACCTTAACTAGCGGATATTGCCAACTAACAGCAGCATCGTCAAATCAGGCAGGATCCGTGGTATTTGATAATCCATGCGATCAATCAGGAGGTATACACATTGATTTCGACATGCTTATAGGCGGCGGAAATCATGGCGAAGGAATGAGCGTAAGCTATGGCAATATAACATCTACCTCCAATTATGGTGAAACCGGCGATCCCGGCGCTCTGGTAATTTCTTTCGATACACACAATGATGACGGTCACCAGCCGCATGGTGTATATCTATACTGGAAGCCCACAGCAGGTGACGACGCTCCCACACCCCTAACCTCCTTTACTTCATCATCTGATTTTTTCAGAACCAATACCTGGCGCCATATTTCTATATATATAAACCCGGCAGGAAAAATACACGTTAAAGTTGACAATCTGAATGTATTTGTGGCAT
The Bacteroidota bacterium genome window above contains:
- a CDS encoding T9SS type A sorting domain-containing protein, whose amino-acid sequence is MKRFILFISILITVIPLKAQVNAYSFSASSGTYTTITGGTLLISGSSAMNSWVSSAITIPSFPFGGTNYTTVYVTSNGILSLGGSAPSTTATDGISTIVGSGVCICPFSEDLDRANSNANSEMRWQIVADEIVFQWKQMKRAGQSESFDFQVRLNTVNGAVKFVYNLNTNPTNEQNKTAEVGIRTSDTDYKNIMIGTGSETWASPLAGTAHDSKCRFTSKSPAKYFADGLTYTFTPSGQCSGTPAGGTAVASVTSGSCSASSVITLSGYTTGIGITYQWQSSPDGSAWSNLTGATGTTYNTSTISSTTSYRCITTCYNGNLSGNSTTATVSITFLTPTVSIAAVPSGAICAGTPVTFTATPTNGGTPTYQWKLNGINAGNNTSTYVNASLANGNTVTCVMTSNAGCTSPATATSNQVTMIVNPVVTPAVAIAPSPSGAICAGTSVTFSATPTNGGTPTYQWKLNGINAGNNASTYVNASLANGNTVTCVMTSNAGCASTTTATTSNVTMAVNPILTPAVSIAASATTICAGTSVTFTATPTNGGTPTYQWKLNGSNAGNNTTTFVSTSFANNDVITCVMTPNAVCTGLATATSGSVTMTVNPILTPAVSIAASATTICDGTPVTFTATPTNGGTTPAYQWKLNGTNISGATSVNYTSSSLANGNIISCILTSNASCLATATATSNGITMVVNPILIPAVSIAPSPSGTICAGTSVTFTATPTNGGTPSYQWILNGSNVGNNTTTYVNASLANGNTVTCVMTSNAGCTSTATATSGTVTISARGTAASLSVNNPVNCGGSGTVTVNDGSTEWVDADFSSLPDIATLNGNATLTSGYCQLTAASSNQAGSVVFDNPCDQSGGIHIDFDMLIGGGNHGEGMSVSYGNITSTSNYGETGDPGALVISFDTHNDDGHQPHGVYLYWKPTAGDDAPTPLTSFTSSSDFFRTNTWRHISIYINPAGKIHVKVDNLNVFVAYDLPQAFILANKSTWNIAFAGHTSSDYDQHAIDNVVIKTNENYEYSSNGTSYQSSNVFTLAAGTYAMHIRETGAPATDVNLGQAVITSMATPLAPAFISDISECSSSLPATLSVTPEGSADVDWYSAPSGGTLLQSGSPSYAAAQAGTFYAESRSGVGCISVSRTAVVLSVTPSVNAAISIAAGSNSYCENVPATFTANATNGGNAPVYQWYVSGTASGNNAPTFSYLPADGSVISCMLTSNASCVSTPNTTSGNISVNLQMPATTGLSIGDMIWYGTYSNDWEVPENWLVFNGGNTFSHPIDHPSATNNVIISNDITCMQFNPAVLMGSEPCNNVTIEQGKSITLTGNSLIDVKGNWLNLGSFVPGTGTIKFSGNSEQSIFPGNSAFHNMAIEQENSGSIKIISPALVSGNISFVNGIVTFGNSGSLTLSDSATCNEGTAHSFVSGPMSKTGDDAIIFPVGKIAGNDTIWAPLGMTAPANTADRFTCEYFRTYAPHNLDPSDMCDQSQLNHVSGIEYWDLNRDLGSSTPEVTLFWKNAAQSMITDISDIVVAHYTNCGGTLKWEAMQGTAAGTTGINGQGFVSGTGFTNYSPITFGSKNNANPLPVKLLDFSAECNGGAVLLKWATATETNNDHFTIERSKDAQSWQMVAQVNGAGNSNQIQNYSLDDQESIGGLSYYRLTQTDFDGRFETFSPVAVSCSENALQPEVQYFPNPFTSELVAEIKNYTNSAATLNIFDIQGKKVAEYTFETKHLAINLKELPTGKYIAELIAGDFRNSTILIKK